The DNA segment CTGGGTGATGCGCGCCTTGCTCTTCGCGCGGCGGGCGGACGGCGTCTGGCGGATCCACTCCAACTCGCGCTCGAGGGTCTTGAGGCGCTTGTCTTCGGACTTCTCTTCTTGGGCCAATCTCTTTTCTTTCTGCTCGAGCCAGGAGGAATAATTGCCCTTCCAGGGGATGCCGTAGCCGCGGTCGAGCTCGAGGATCCAGCCCGCGACGTTGTCCAAAAAGTAGCGGTCGTGGGTGACGGCGATGACGGTGCCCTTGTAGGCCTGCAATTGACGCTCGAGGAAGTAGACCGATTCGGCGTCGAGGTGGTTGGTGGGCTCGTCGAGCAGCAGGACGTCAGGCTCCGAGAGCAGAAGCCGGGTCAGGGCGACGCGCCGCTTCTCGCCGCCGGAAAGGTTGGCGATCTTGGCGTCGCCGGGCGGACAGCGGAAGGAATCCATCGCCAGCTCGAGGCGGCTGTCCAGCTCCCAGGCGTTGGCGGCCTCGAGTTTCTCTTGGACCTCGGCCTGGCGCTCGATCAGCTTTTGCATCTGGTCGTCGGTCATCTCGTTGGCGAAGCTGTTGTTGATCTCTTCGTATTCCTTCAAGAGCTTGACGACCTCGCCGGCCCCCTCTTCCACGATCTCGCGGACGGTCTTTTCGGGATCGAGGCGGGGCTCTTGTTCCAGCAGTCCGACGGTGTAGCCTTTCGAGAAGGTCACCTCGCCCTGGTATTCTTTGTCGACGCCGGCGATGATGCGCAGCAGGCTGCTCTTCCCCGCACCGTTCAGTCCCAGGACACCGATCTTGGCGCCGTAATAGAAGGACAGGGAGATGTCCTTCAGGACCTGTTTCTTGGGCGGATGGACGCGGCTGACCCGGACCATCGAGAAGATAATTTTTTCGGCTTCGTTCGACATGAGGAATCCTTAGATTTCTGACATTGTGGACCGCCCGATTAGCCCGGAACTTGGCTAAGATCAAGCGTTGGGTCTTTTTGCGGTTTTCCGTGGAGCCTTGTGCACCGGTTTTGCTCGTCGCCACCACACCCCGAATCTGGGGGAGGCCCTCTTGAAAAACGGGGGCGATCCCTGCGCGGGATCGCCCCCTGCCGCGCGAGTCCCTTACTACCGAGGCGTCAAGGGGAAGGGCCTCGCGAGGCTTTTCAAGAGGGCCTCCCCCAGCTTCGGGGCTTATTGCCGTGCCGGGATTTTTGGGCCGGGGTTAGCCCCACTCTTTAGCTCAGAAAATGTGTTCGCTTTTCCCTCCGTGCACGGGGGCGAACACAAGGTTCGCCCCTACAGGGCTGCAGGATCACACCGCTAGGCAATCGCAGCCAACGTTACGCTGAAGTGCAAGGCTCCCAGCAGATTCGTTAGGTGCGTTTCGCAGGGACGATGTCGGTAAAAGTGTGCACGAGCCCGGTTCGAGCTGGGGGGTATACCCTTCCGGGCAGCCTCAGAAAAATTGTCCTTAAAGCCTGTGATAATCAATTTTTCTGCCCGCAGGGCTTGGCCCGGCTGGAGGGCCAAGCCCGGTGCCCGAGGGTATACCCCCCAGCTCGGGCCGGGCGGAGGTCGCGACGGATACCCATAAGCGCCGCAAAGCATCCAAGCACCGAAATACCCCCCAAAACCCGGCAAAAAAACCCAAGCCCATAGCCAAAGCAAGCGTACGCCTGGACAAACCCCAACCCCGTGATTATCCTTCAGCATTTAAGCCCGAAAAAAAGCCTCGACTTTTCCGCGACGTTTGGGCTAAAAGCCAGCGCCCTTCAAGGAGTTACACGCTATGCGCAATATCGAAAAGATCCGCAACATCGGCATTTCCGCCCACATCGACTCGGGCAAGACCACCCTGTCCGAGCGCATCCTCTTCTACACCAATAAAATCCATAAGATCGAAGAGGTCCGCGGCAAGAGCGGCGTCGGCGCCACCATGGACTTCATGGACCTCGAGCGCGAAAAAGGCATTACCATCCAGTCGGCCGCCACCTACGCCGAGTGGAAGAACATCATCATCAACCTGATCGACACCCCCGGCCACGTCGACTTCACCATCGAGGTCGAACGCGCCCTCCGCGTCCTGGACGGCGCCGTCTTGGTCCTCTGCGCCGTCTCGGGCGTGCAGAGCCAGTCGATCACCGTCGACCGCCAGATGACCCGCTACCACGTTCCGCGCATCGCCTTCGTCAACAAGATGGACCGCGCCGGCGCCGACCCCGTGCGCTGCATGCACCAGCTGCGCGACAAGCTGGGCCACAACGCCCACCTGATCGCCCTGCCGATCGGCGCCGAGGACCGCTTCCAAGGCGTCATCGACTTGATCGAGATGAAGGCCAACTACTTCGACGGCGACAACG comes from the Deltaproteobacteria bacterium PRO3 genome and includes:
- the ettA gene encoding energy-dependent translational throttle protein EttA — translated: MSNEAEKIIFSMVRVSRVHPPKKQVLKDISLSFYYGAKIGVLGLNGAGKSSLLRIIAGVDKEYQGEVTFSKGYTVGLLEQEPRLDPEKTVREIVEEGAGEVVKLLKEYEEINNSFANEMTDDQMQKLIERQAEVQEKLEAANAWELDSRLELAMDSFRCPPGDAKIANLSGGEKRRVALTRLLLSEPDVLLLDEPTNHLDAESVYFLERQLQAYKGTVIAVTHDRYFLDNVAGWILELDRGYGIPWKGNYSSWLEQKEKRLAQEEKSEDKRLKTLERELEWIRQTPSARRAKSKARITQYESLLAQENEKRQDDIEIYIPPGPRLGEMVIEAQGVAKAYGDNLLFENLNFKLPQGGIVGVIGPNGAGKTTLFKMIMGMEKPDAGTFKVGETVKLGYVDQNRFSPDDKRTVYDVVSGGHETLKLGPREINSRAYLARFNFSGTDQQKPINVLSGGERNRVHLALALQNAGNVLLLDEPTNDLDVNTLRALEVALENFVGCAVVISHDRWFLDRIATHVLAFEGDSQVTWFEGNFSEYEEDKHRRLGAEADKIHRIKYKKFKRG